Proteins encoded in a region of the Triplophysa rosa linkage group LG14, Trosa_1v2, whole genome shotgun sequence genome:
- the LOC130564521 gene encoding NACHT, LRR and PYD domains-containing protein 3-like isoform X3, with the protein MSSDADQVEGGFPPNIEHTSSVKYQISDSSGFSCVSMKSENSLGQFVNFKDGHSPIQDQMSDSPEPSSVSMKSKNSIGQFVNFKDGHRPVQHPTSHSPEIGGFKPRDQCMDQFRDINDDHRPHQTEAEGEDLKTQQKPNMTEVYKSNLRKKFECLYEGTSHKRNPTQLNEIYTELYITESESGEISNKHEMRQIEIQSRRTATEDTPIKCNDIFKALPAQDKPIRSVLTKGVAGIGKTVSVQKFILDWAEGKENQDVHLIFPLPFREINLIKNKTLSLLDILHLFFPETQEMEISSGEYKVLFIFDGLDECRVSLDFCSSVRLCDVSESASVDVMLTNLMAGNLLPSALIWITSRPAAADLIPSECVDRVTEVRGFTDKQKEEYFSKRISDESLNNRIISHLKSSRSLYIMCHIPVFCWISATVLERMLSEAESEGEIPKTLTQMYTHFLIIQTNIKHQKDYEKKVKSDEDMIFKLGKLAFEQLVKGNVIFYDEDLRECGIDVAEASVYSGLCTQIFREEFGLYQGKVYSFLHLSIQEHLAALYVHLEFINNNRNVLDQIIKPTQGEKISISDLYHKVKNKVSMSDLHQKAVDEALQSKNGHLDIFLRFLLGLSLEPNQNLLRGFKMTQTIISSHSNEKTVEYIKKTIRSTQSQEKSINLFHCLNELGDRSLVEEIQHHLKSGTLRKTKLSSSQWSAVVFLLLTSEQELNEFKLKEFVSGENKDETLFALKKMLPVICESRSVQLYYSNITDEGCAALSSSLRSNPSHLTHLDLSGNKFGDSGVKLISTVLENPHCKLKILEMSNCNITDEGCAALSSALRSNPSHLRHLDLSLNNLEDSGLKLISIVLENPHCKLEILELRCCHFTAEGCAALTSALRSNPSHLTELNLNNNNVGDSGVKLISTLLENPHCKLEILK; encoded by the exons ATGAGTTCTGATGCAGATCAGGTGGAAGGAGGATTTCCCCCCAACATTGAACACACCAG tTCAGTGAAGTATCAGATATCAGACTCATCAGGGTTCAGCTGTGTGTCCATGAAAAGTGAAAACTCTCTTGGTCAATTTGTAAACTTTAAAGATGGTCACag CCCAATCCAGGACCAGATGTCAGACTCACCAGAGCCCAGCAGTGTGTCCATGAAGAGTAAAAACTCTATTGGCCAATTTGTGAACTTTAAAGATGGACACAG aCCAGTCCAGCATCCGACATCACACTCACCAGAAATCGGTGGGTTCAAACCGAGAGATCAGTGTATGGATCAGTTCAGAGATATAAATGATGATCACAG aCCACACCAAACAGAGGCTGAAGGTGAAGATTTGaaaacccaacagaaaccaAACATGACTGAGGTCTACAAATCAAATCTGAGGAAGAAGTTTGAGTGCTTGTATGAGGGAACATCACATAAGAGAAACCCAACACAGCTGAATGAGATCTACACAGAGCTCTACATTACAGAGAGTGAAAGTGGAGAGATCAGTAATAAACATGAGATGAGACAGATTGAGATACAATCCAGGAGAACAGCAACAGAGGACACACCAATCAAATGCAATGACATCTTTAAAGCTTTACCTGCACAAGACAAACCCATCAGAAGTGTTCTGACAAAGGGAGTCGCTGGCATTGGAAAAACAGTCTCTGTGCAGAAGTTCATTCTGGACTGGGCTGAAGGGAAAGAGAATCAGGACGTCCACCTCATATTTCCACTTCCTTTCAGAGAGATCAATTTGATTAAGAACAAAACACTCAGTCTTTTAGATATTCTTCATCTTTTCTTCCCAGAGACACAAGAAATGGAAATCTCCAGCGGTGAATATAAAGTGTTGTTCATCTTTGATGGTTTGGATGAGTGTCGCGTGTCTCTGGATTTCTGCAGCAGTGTGAGGTTGTGTGATGTAAGTGAATCAGCCTCAGTGGACGTGATGCTGACAAACCTCATGGCGGGGAATCTGCTTCCCTCTGCTCTCATCTGGATCACCTCCAGACCAGCAGCAGCTGATCTCATCCCCTCTGAGTGTGTTGATCGGGTCACAGAGGTACGAGGCTTCACTGACAAACAGAAGGAGGAATACTTCAGCAAGAGAATCAGTGATGAGAGTCTGAACAACAGAATCATCTCACACCTGAAGTCATCCAGGAGCCTCTACATCATGTGTCACATCCCAGTGTTCTGCTGGATTTCAGCCACTGTTCTAGAGAGAATGTTGAGTGAAGCAGAGAGTGAAGGAGAGATCCCCAAGACTCTCACTCAAATGTACACACACTTCCTGATCATTCAGACAAACATCAAACATCAGAAGGACTATGAGAAGAAAGTGAAGAGTGATGAAGACATGATCTTCAAACTGGGCAAACTGGCTTTTGAGCAGCTTGTGAAAGGCAATGTGATCTTCTATGATGAAGACCTGAGAGAGTGTGGCATTGATGTAGCAGAAGCGTCAGTGTACTCAGGATTGTGCACTCAGATCTTCAGAGAAGAGTTTGGCTTGTATCAGGGGAAAGTTTATAGCTTTCTTCATCTGAGCATTCAGGAACATCTAGCAGCTCTTTACGTGCACCttgaatttataaacaacaacagaaatgtGCTTGACCAGATTATCAAACCAACTCAAGGAGAGAAGATTTCAATATCTGATCTGTATCAcaaagttaaaaataaagtttcaaTGTCTGACCTGCATCAGAAAGCTGTAGATGAGGCTCTTCAGAGTAAAAATGGACATCTGGATATTTTTCTTCGTTTTCTTCTGGGTTTGTCACTGGAGCCTAATCAGAATCTTCTACGAGGTTTTAAGATGACACAGACAATAATAAGCTCTCACAGCAATGAGAAAACAGTCGAGTATATCAAGAAGACGATCAGGAGCACGCAATCTCAAGAGAAATCCATCAATCTGTTTCACTGTCTGAATGAACTGGGTGATCGTTCACTAGTGGAGGAAATCCAACATCATCTGAAATCTGGAACATTAAGAAAAACCAAACTCTCTTCATCTCAGTGGTCAGCCGTAGTTTTTCTGTTGTTGACATCAGAACAGGAGCTGAATGAGTTTAAATTGAAAGAATTTGTTAGTGGAGAAAACAAAGATGAAACACTTTTTGCTCTAAAGAAGATGCTTCCTGTGATTTGTGAATCCAGATCAGTTCA GTTGTATTATAGTAACATCACAGATGAAGGTTGTGCTGCTCTGTCTTCATctctgagatcaaacccctcacacTTGACACATCTGGATCTGTCTGGCAATAAATTtggagattcaggagtgaagctgatctctaCTGTACTGGAGAATCCTCACTGTAAACTGAAGATACTGGA GATGAGCAATTGTAATATCACAGATGAAGGTTGTGCTGCTCTGtcttcagctctgagatcaaacccctcacacctgAGACATCTGGATCTGTCTCTGAATAATCTAGAGGATTCCGGATTGAAGCTGATCTCTATTGTACTGGAGAATCCTCACTGTAAACTGGAGATACTGGA